In Notamacropus eugenii isolate mMacEug1 chromosome 1, mMacEug1.pri_v2, whole genome shotgun sequence, one genomic interval encodes:
- the ZMYND10 gene encoding zinc finger MYND domain-containing protein 10 isoform X1 → MGDLKVLLPGEAEALVQALQSFPLWEMGSQGWCRQHEQVEKLNMQAILDATSSSQGEPIQELLVTYSKVHHEASIINLLETVFFHKEVCDSAEDSVLDLIDYCHRKLTLLVGQHGSGDLSMPEVDVKLSPLQEVQKQAQTMEFEICLKALSVLRYITDSVDSLSLSNLTRMLTTHNLPCLLVELLENNPWHRQEEGQLKKFEGGKWQTVNASDYSKLTKLDGQVWIALYNLLLSPECQPKYDLTGFNKNQLLKLRPLFTDILLDQIPNLMDLQRFLSHLELTEPLPPKKDLVMEQIPEIWSRLEKKNGGKWLSIAKYQLKHVFTLSEQELRLQARRWAETYKLDVMEALSPEKPKCASCKAEASKRCSRCQNEWYCNRECQVKHWQKHRRSCNLMAQMLDSMKEEVKA, encoded by the exons ATGGGGGACTTGAAAGTGCTGCTGCCTGGAGAGGCCGAGGCCCTGGTGCAGGCCCTGCAGAGCTTCCCGCTGTGGGAGATGGGCTCCCAGGG GTGGTGTCGGCAGCATGAACAGGTGGAGAAGCTGAATATGCAGGCCATACTGGATGCCACCTCCTCCAGCCAGGGAGAGCCCATCCAGGAGCTGCTGGTCACCTACAGCAAG GTGCACCATGAGGCCTCCATCATTAACCTTCTGGAGACTGTCTTCTTCCACAAG gAAGTATGTGATTCAGCTGAGGACTCCGTTTTGGACTTGATCGACTATTGTCACCGAAAACTGACCCTCCTGGTGGGCCAGCATGGCTCTGGAGACCTCTCAATGCCTGAAGTAGATGTTAAACTTTCACCTTTGCAG GAGGTGCAGAAGCAGGCCCAAACTATGGAGTTTGAGATCTGTCTGAAGGCTCTTTCTGTGCTGCGCTACATCACGGACAGTGTGGACAG TCTATCTCTGAGCAACCTGACCCGTATGCTGACCACCCACAACCTGCCCTGCCTCCTGGTGGAACTGCTGGAAAATAACCCTTGGCATCGCCAGGAAGAAG GCCAGTTGAAGAAGTTTGAGGGGGGCAAGTGGCAAACTGTGAACGCCTCGGACTATTCGAAGCTGACCAAGCTAGATGGTCAGGTGTGGATTGCCCTGTATAACCTGCTGCTCAGCCCTGAATGCCAACCCAAGTATGACCTCACTGGCTTCAACAAGAACCAGCTCCTTAAG CTCCGGCCCTTGTTCACTGATATCTTGCTGGACCAGATACCCAACCTGATGGATCTACAGCGCTTCCTGAGCCACCTGGAACTTACTGAACCCCTCCCTCCCAAGAAGGACCTGGTGATGGAGCAG ATCCCAGAAATCTGGAGCCGGCTAGAGAAGAAGAATGGGGGGAAGTGGCTCTCCATTGCAAAATACCAGCTGAAGCACGTCTTTACTCTCTCTGAGCAGGAACTACGTCTACAGGCCAGAAG ATGGGCAGAGACCTACAAGTTGGATGTGATGGAGGCACTGAGCCCTGAGAAACCCAAGTGTGCCTCCTGCAAGGCTGAGGCCTCCAAGCGATGCTCTCGGTGCCAGAACGAGTGGTACTGTAATCG GGAATGCCAGGTAAAACACTGGCAGAAACACCGAAGATCCTGTAACTTAATGGCCCAGATGCTGGACAGCATGAAGGAGGAGGTCAAAGCGTAG
- the CYB561D2 gene encoding transmembrane reductase CYB561D2: protein MALTVETESRIYRGLRTASGAAAHLVALGFTVFVAVLARPGSSLFSWHPVLMSLAFSFLMTEALLVFSPESSLLRSFSRKGRARCHWALQLLALLCALLGLGLIIYNKEQHGKAHLTTWHGWAGLLSVMWAGMQCTGGLVLLYPKLLPRWPLAKLKLYHATSGLVGYLLGSASLLLGMSSLWFTTTLGGGAWYLAVLCPILTSLVVMNQVSNAYLYRKRIQP from the exons ATGGCCCTGACCGTGGAGACTGAGTCGCGCATCTACCGGGGCTTGCGCACCGCCTCGGGGGCTGCCGCCCACCTCGTGGCTCTCGGCTTCACTGTCTTCGTGGCTGTGCTGGCCCGGCCCGGCTCTA gTCTGTTCTCCTGGCACCCCGTGCTTATGTCTTTGGCT TTCTCCTTCCTGATGACGGAAGCGCTGCTGGTCTTTTCCCCAGAGAGCTCCTTGTTGCGATCCTTCTCTCGAAAGGGCCGGGCTCGATGCCACTGGGCACTTCAGCTGCTGGCCCTGCTGTGTGCCCTGCTGGGCTTGGGCCTGATCATCTACAACAAGGAACAGCATGGCAAAGCTCACCTGACCACATGGcatggatgggcagggctgctgtCAGTGATGTGGGCTGGGATGCAGTGCACAGGTGGGCTGGTGCTGCTGTATCCCAAACTGCTCCCGCGATGGCCACTGGCCAAGCTGAAGCTGTATCATGCCACCTCAGGGCTGGTGGGTTACTTGCTGGGCAGTGCTAGCCTCCTCTTGGGCATGAGCTCACTCTGGTTTACCACCACACTGGGAGGTGGTGCCTGGTACCTGGCTGTTCTCTGTCCCATTCTCACCAGCCTGGTGGTCATGAATCAGGTGAGCAATGCCTACTTGTACCGCAAAAGGATCCAGCCATGA
- the NPRL2 gene encoding GATOR1 complex protein NPRL2 isoform X1, with protein sequence MEKKLIGCPVCIEHKKYSRNALLFNLGFVCDARAKTCALEPIVKKLAGYLTTLELESSFVSTEESKQKLVPIMTILLEELNATGRCTLPIDESNTIHLKVIEQRPDPPIAQEYDVPVFTKDKDEFFNSQWDLTTQQILPYIDGFRHIQKISAEADVELNLVRIAIQNLLYYGVVTLVSILQYSNVYCPTPKVQDLVDDKALQEECLAYVTKQGHKRASLRDVFQLYCGLSPGTTVRDLIGRYTQQLQHVDERKLIQFGLMKNLMRRLQKYPVRITAEERSHPARLYTGCHSYDEICCKTGMSYRELDERLDNDPNIIVCWK encoded by the exons ATGGAGAAGAAGCTGATTGGCTGCCCCGTGTGCATTGAGCACAAGAAGTACAGTCGAAATGCACTGCTCTTCAATCTGGGCTTCGTGTGTGATGCCCGAGCCAAAACCTGCGCCCTGGAGCCCATAGTTAAGAAGTTGGCTGGCTACCTCACCACACTGGAG CTGGAGAGCAGTTTTGTGTCCACAGAGGAGAGCAAACAGAAGCTAGTGCCCATCATGACCATCCTCCTGGAGGAGCTCAATGCCACAGGCAGATGCACCCTGCCCATAG ATGAATCTAATACCATCCACCTGAAGGTCATTGAGCAGCGGCCTGATCCCCCCATAGCCCAGGAGTATGACGTACCTGTTTTTACCAAGGACAAGGATGAGTTCTTCAACTCCCAGTGGGATCTCACCACGCAGCAA ATCCTGCCCTATATCGATGGCTTTCGACACATCCAGAAAATTTCTGCTGAGGCTGATGTGGAGCTCAATCTTGTGAGGATTGCCATTCAGAACCTGTT GTACTATGGGGTGGTGACCCTGGTATCCATCCTCCAG TATTCCAATGTGTACTGCCCCACACCCAAGGTTCAGGACCTGGTGGATGATAAGGCACTACAAGAGGAATGTCTGGCCTACGTCACCAAGCAAG GTCACAAGCGAGCCAGCCTCCGAGATGTCTTCCAGCTCTACTGTGGCCTCAGCCCAGGCACCACTGTCCGGGACCTCATCGGCCGCTATACCCAACAGCTACAGCACGTGGATGAAAG gAAGCTGATCCAGTTCGGGCTGATGAAAAACCTGATGCGGCGCCTACAGAAATACCCGGTGCGCATCACTGCGGAGGAGCGCAGCCACCCGGCCCGCCTCTACACGGGGTGCCACAGCTACGACGAGATCTGCTGCAAGACGG GAATGAGCTACCGCGAGCTGGACGAGCGCCTGGACAACGACCCCAACATCATCGTCTGCTGGAAGTGA
- the ZMYND10 gene encoding zinc finger MYND domain-containing protein 10 isoform X3 — protein sequence MGDLKVLLPGEAEALVQALQSFPLWEMGSQGWCRQHEQVEKLNMQAILDATSSSQGEPIQELLVTYSKISTLIEELISVEMWKQKVLPVLCKIEDFKPSNTFPIYMVVHHEASIINLLETVFFHKEVCDSAEDSVLDLIDYCHRKLTLLVGQHGSGDLSMPEVDVKLSPLQEVQKQAQTMEFEICLKALSVLRYITDSVDSLSLSNLTRMLTTHNLPCLLVELLENNPWHRQEEGQLKKFEGGKWQTVNASDYSKLTKLDGQVWIALYNLLLSPECQPKYDLTGFNKNQLLKLRPLFTDILLDQIPNLMDLQRFLSHLELTEPLPPKKDLVMEQIPEIWSRLEKKNGGKWLSIAKYQLKHVFTLSEQELRLQARRWAETYKLDVMEALSPEKPKCASCKAEASKRCSRCQNEWYCNRECQVKHWQKHRRSCNLMAQMLDSMKEEVKA from the exons ATGGGGGACTTGAAAGTGCTGCTGCCTGGAGAGGCCGAGGCCCTGGTGCAGGCCCTGCAGAGCTTCCCGCTGTGGGAGATGGGCTCCCAGGG GTGGTGTCGGCAGCATGAACAGGTGGAGAAGCTGAATATGCAGGCCATACTGGATGCCACCTCCTCCAGCCAGGGAGAGCCCATCCAGGAGCTGCTGGTCACCTACAGCAAG ATCTCGACTCTAATTGAGGAACTGATCTCTGTGGAGATGTGGAAGCAGAAGGTGTTGCCTGTACTGTGCAAGATAGAAGATTTCAAACCCTCCAACACCTTTCCTATTTACATGGTG GTGCACCATGAGGCCTCCATCATTAACCTTCTGGAGACTGTCTTCTTCCACAAG gAAGTATGTGATTCAGCTGAGGACTCCGTTTTGGACTTGATCGACTATTGTCACCGAAAACTGACCCTCCTGGTGGGCCAGCATGGCTCTGGAGACCTCTCAATGCCTGAAGTAGATGTTAAACTTTCACCTTTGCAG GAGGTGCAGAAGCAGGCCCAAACTATGGAGTTTGAGATCTGTCTGAAGGCTCTTTCTGTGCTGCGCTACATCACGGACAGTGTGGACAG TCTATCTCTGAGCAACCTGACCCGTATGCTGACCACCCACAACCTGCCCTGCCTCCTGGTGGAACTGCTGGAAAATAACCCTTGGCATCGCCAGGAAGAAG GCCAGTTGAAGAAGTTTGAGGGGGGCAAGTGGCAAACTGTGAACGCCTCGGACTATTCGAAGCTGACCAAGCTAGATGGTCAGGTGTGGATTGCCCTGTATAACCTGCTGCTCAGCCCTGAATGCCAACCCAAGTATGACCTCACTGGCTTCAACAAGAACCAGCTCCTTAAG CTCCGGCCCTTGTTCACTGATATCTTGCTGGACCAGATACCCAACCTGATGGATCTACAGCGCTTCCTGAGCCACCTGGAACTTACTGAACCCCTCCCTCCCAAGAAGGACCTGGTGATGGAGCAG ATCCCAGAAATCTGGAGCCGGCTAGAGAAGAAGAATGGGGGGAAGTGGCTCTCCATTGCAAAATACCAGCTGAAGCACGTCTTTACTCTCTCTGAGCAGGAACTACGTCTACAGGCCAGAAG ATGGGCAGAGACCTACAAGTTGGATGTGATGGAGGCACTGAGCCCTGAGAAACCCAAGTGTGCCTCCTGCAAGGCTGAGGCCTCCAAGCGATGCTCTCGGTGCCAGAACGAGTGGTACTGTAATCG GGAATGCCAGGTAAAACACTGGCAGAAACACCGAAGATCCTGTAACTTAATGGCCCAGATGCTGGACAGCATGAAGGAGGAGGTCAAAGCGTAG
- the ZMYND10 gene encoding zinc finger MYND domain-containing protein 10 isoform X2, producing the protein MGDLKVLLPGEAEALVQALQSFPLWEMGSQGWCRQHEQVEKLNMQAILDATSSSQGEPIQELLVTYSKEVCDSAEDSVLDLIDYCHRKLTLLVGQHGSGDLSMPEVDVKLSPLQEVQKQAQTMEFEICLKALSVLRYITDSVDSLSLSNLTRMLTTHNLPCLLVELLENNPWHRQEEGQLKKFEGGKWQTVNASDYSKLTKLDGQVWIALYNLLLSPECQPKYDLTGFNKNQLLKLRPLFTDILLDQIPNLMDLQRFLSHLELTEPLPPKKDLVMEQIPEIWSRLEKKNGGKWLSIAKYQLKHVFTLSEQELRLQARRWAETYKLDVMEALSPEKPKCASCKAEASKRCSRCQNEWYCNRECQVKHWQKHRRSCNLMAQMLDSMKEEVKA; encoded by the exons ATGGGGGACTTGAAAGTGCTGCTGCCTGGAGAGGCCGAGGCCCTGGTGCAGGCCCTGCAGAGCTTCCCGCTGTGGGAGATGGGCTCCCAGGG GTGGTGTCGGCAGCATGAACAGGTGGAGAAGCTGAATATGCAGGCCATACTGGATGCCACCTCCTCCAGCCAGGGAGAGCCCATCCAGGAGCTGCTGGTCACCTACAGCAAG gAAGTATGTGATTCAGCTGAGGACTCCGTTTTGGACTTGATCGACTATTGTCACCGAAAACTGACCCTCCTGGTGGGCCAGCATGGCTCTGGAGACCTCTCAATGCCTGAAGTAGATGTTAAACTTTCACCTTTGCAG GAGGTGCAGAAGCAGGCCCAAACTATGGAGTTTGAGATCTGTCTGAAGGCTCTTTCTGTGCTGCGCTACATCACGGACAGTGTGGACAG TCTATCTCTGAGCAACCTGACCCGTATGCTGACCACCCACAACCTGCCCTGCCTCCTGGTGGAACTGCTGGAAAATAACCCTTGGCATCGCCAGGAAGAAG GCCAGTTGAAGAAGTTTGAGGGGGGCAAGTGGCAAACTGTGAACGCCTCGGACTATTCGAAGCTGACCAAGCTAGATGGTCAGGTGTGGATTGCCCTGTATAACCTGCTGCTCAGCCCTGAATGCCAACCCAAGTATGACCTCACTGGCTTCAACAAGAACCAGCTCCTTAAG CTCCGGCCCTTGTTCACTGATATCTTGCTGGACCAGATACCCAACCTGATGGATCTACAGCGCTTCCTGAGCCACCTGGAACTTACTGAACCCCTCCCTCCCAAGAAGGACCTGGTGATGGAGCAG ATCCCAGAAATCTGGAGCCGGCTAGAGAAGAAGAATGGGGGGAAGTGGCTCTCCATTGCAAAATACCAGCTGAAGCACGTCTTTACTCTCTCTGAGCAGGAACTACGTCTACAGGCCAGAAG ATGGGCAGAGACCTACAAGTTGGATGTGATGGAGGCACTGAGCCCTGAGAAACCCAAGTGTGCCTCCTGCAAGGCTGAGGCCTCCAAGCGATGCTCTCGGTGCCAGAACGAGTGGTACTGTAATCG GGAATGCCAGGTAAAACACTGGCAGAAACACCGAAGATCCTGTAACTTAATGGCCCAGATGCTGGACAGCATGAAGGAGGAGGTCAAAGCGTAG
- the NPRL2 gene encoding GATOR1 complex protein NPRL2 isoform X2: MGSSSRIECIFFSEFHPTLGPKITYQVPEDFISRELFDTVQVYVITKPELQNKLITVTAMEKKLIGCPVCIEHKKYSRNALLFNLGFVCDARAKTCALEPIVKKLAGYLTTLELESSFVSTEESKQKLVPIMTILLEELNATGRCTLPIDESNTIHLKVIEQRPDPPIAQEYDVPVFTKDKDEFFNSQWDLTTQQILPYIDGFRHIQKISAEADVELNLVRIAIQNLLYYGVVTLVSILQYSNVYCPTPKVQDLVDDKALQEECLAYVTKQGHKRASLRDVFQLYCGLSPGTTVRDLIGRYTQQLQHVDERKLIQFGLMKNLMRRLQKYPVRITAEERSHPARLYTGCHSYDEICCKTGMSYRELDERLDNDPNIIVCWK; encoded by the exons ATGGGGAGCAGCAGCAGGATCGAGTGCATCTTCTTCAGCGAATTCCACCCCACGCTGGGCCCCAAAATCACCTACCAG GTCCCCGAAGACTTCATCTCCCGGGAGCTGTTTGACACCGTGCAGGTGTACGTCATCACCAAGCCGGAGCTGCAGAACAAGCTGATCACTGT GACAGCCATGGAGAAGAAGCTGATTGGCTGCCCCGTGTGCATTGAGCACAAGAAGTACAGTCGAAATGCACTGCTCTTCAATCTGGGCTTCGTGTGTGATGCCCGAGCCAAAACCTGCGCCCTGGAGCCCATAGTTAAGAAGTTGGCTGGCTACCTCACCACACTGGAG CTGGAGAGCAGTTTTGTGTCCACAGAGGAGAGCAAACAGAAGCTAGTGCCCATCATGACCATCCTCCTGGAGGAGCTCAATGCCACAGGCAGATGCACCCTGCCCATAG ATGAATCTAATACCATCCACCTGAAGGTCATTGAGCAGCGGCCTGATCCCCCCATAGCCCAGGAGTATGACGTACCTGTTTTTACCAAGGACAAGGATGAGTTCTTCAACTCCCAGTGGGATCTCACCACGCAGCAA ATCCTGCCCTATATCGATGGCTTTCGACACATCCAGAAAATTTCTGCTGAGGCTGATGTGGAGCTCAATCTTGTGAGGATTGCCATTCAGAACCTGTT GTACTATGGGGTGGTGACCCTGGTATCCATCCTCCAG TATTCCAATGTGTACTGCCCCACACCCAAGGTTCAGGACCTGGTGGATGATAAGGCACTACAAGAGGAATGTCTGGCCTACGTCACCAAGCAAG GTCACAAGCGAGCCAGCCTCCGAGATGTCTTCCAGCTCTACTGTGGCCTCAGCCCAGGCACCACTGTCCGGGACCTCATCGGCCGCTATACCCAACAGCTACAGCACGTGGATGAAAG gAAGCTGATCCAGTTCGGGCTGATGAAAAACCTGATGCGGCGCCTACAGAAATACCCGGTGCGCATCACTGCGGAGGAGCGCAGCCACCCGGCCCGCCTCTACACGGGGTGCCACAGCTACGACGAGATCTGCTGCAAGACGG GAATGAGCTACCGCGAGCTGGACGAGCGCCTGGACAACGACCCCAACATCATCGTCTGCTGGAAGTGA